The Gossypium arboreum isolate Shixiya-1 chromosome 2, ASM2569848v2, whole genome shotgun sequence region GCTGCCTCTGTTTTCACGGAACTTCCATCACTTAAATCTATGAGAGATGTTTGTATTGGTTCTGGCGTTGTGTCTTTCCACCATGCTCCTGTCTTCGGGATCATCTGTGGACTTCTAGGGATGGACAGTGGAACCAGTCAAAGAGCTTATATTTTTATGACTATGAGAGATGTGATTTCAGCTGCTACAAGGTTGAATTTAGTTGGACCTTTGGGTGCTGCGGTGTTGCAGCATCGGGTTGCTTCTGTTGCTGAATCTATGGTCAAGAAATGGATGGACCGTTCGGTTGAGGATGCTTGCCAAACGGCTCCTCTACTTGATACCATTCAAGGTTGCCATACCTACTTGTTTTCGAGGTTGTTCTGTTCTTAACCTTGTACCTTTGGGTGTAAACTTTTGAATTTCTGCATGAAATTGAGTGTTATTTTGATACAGGAAAATGATTACAGCATATTATTAATTGAATCCCTGGAATTTTTGTGGCCAGTGTACAATTCTGTGAAAAAAAGAAGACAGATGAGTCAACTCTACATAAGAAACTGAACATCACAAATAATTTGCCTGATATTGACCCTGAATGAAACTAATGCTTACACATCAGTCCACCATTGTCAATGTTGAAAGTTATTAGGATCTTCTTAATTCTTTTCCATTAGAACTGATGGAGAAATAAAAATTATACAGATTATCCCATAATCCATACCCATTAGCTGTAGGTTGTGGGAGGCCCCAAAGAAAGGTAATTATACTTCCTTGCAAAAAAGTCAAAGAAAGATGGCCCATCATCATGGCTCGAAGTGAATATAAAACATCATCTGTACCTGCTTTTAGCATCAAAATTGTAGCCCTTTAGGCGCTTGAGAATTGAATAATACACTTTATCAGCTTGCTTTCTGCCTCAGTTGCATGGGATATATCTTTCTATTGGAGTGGTGCATGATGACTAGTTTGAGACATCAAACTTCTACTGCCTTtccacaaataaataaaataaatcagcAGTTTGGTACTAAATGCATGCTCATTGAGTGATAAAATGCCCCTACAAAACAGGAATCAACCTTCATAATGGTCTTCTTGCAACAAGTTTGATGATGATTTGTCATTCTCAAAGCACTTATTATAGCCGTGCAAGCTCAACTCTGTCTCTGCTATATCAGCAACAATATATACAACTAATATTTGCCTAAAATGTCTTGGATGCATGGAGAATACATGCAGCATAGAGCTCTCACAGGGATTTGCAAACATTTGGGAGCAAAATGGGTTAAGAACAATGCAATGACTTGCACAAGTGGATGCACATTCGGTTCTAGAGTTATTTCTTCAAAATTCCGAAACGGCTGCCCCCCAATACCCCCTATCTCATCTGATGCAATCATTAGAACACCATTATTCGTCTTAAACTTTGCCGTCCTGTTTCACTTATGTTGATCTTCATCCTGATATAATATTTGACAATTCCATGGTACGCAAGCACAACCTGCAGTGTTGTGGGAGATGCTAGTTGTTTGTCCGCATTGAGCAGCCCTATATGGAATGGAATATGGATTTACAACTTGTAGATTGATTCTAAAGCAAAAGAAAACAATTAAAACTTGCTTCAGGCAGGTATAGCGGGTTCCTTTGGTGGGGTACCAAGAAGTTCCATCACCAGGGAGAGCAATACTAAAAAAGCGTTGtcatacacatacacatacacatacacatacacatacacatacacatacacacatatatatatatatataattaatctttaatataaataattaaaaaaatattttttattttaaaaggcaAAATATGTGGGGGAAAAGGGTTTTCTTTATTGGGTCCTGAGTTGTTAGATAGACCTTGAACAGTATAGTCCAAATTACAAGACAAATGGGCTTCTTTTGTTTTCATTTCTTAACGAAGTCGACTCAAAATTTGAGCGGGGAAAGTCCCCAGTCTTAACGAACTGACTGCAAACTTCAGTCAGTTACTGGCAAACCCCATAAAAGTACAAGTAGAAGATTTCTTCAGCTTTCTCATACTCTACAGAAGAAGGAGGAGGAGAAACTAAAGACCCCCCAAAGGCATTGCTTCATTCAACAATGTCGATCCCAATCCTAGA contains the following coding sequences:
- the LOC108466562 gene encoding urease accessory protein F, translated to MDQDLVETEKRRKREINIDPGLQWSQWQLLDSILPTGGFAHSFGLEAAIQARLVSGPDDLQNFVIHLLENTGSLLLPFVYSATMNPTLDNCQKLDRILDATLSNEVGRKASVSQGSSLMRVAASVFTELPSLKSMRDVCIGSGVVSFHHAPVFGIICGLLGMDSGTSQRAYIFMTMRDVISAATRLNLVGPLGAAVLQHRVASVAESMVKKWMDRSVEDACQTAPLLDTIQGCHTYLFSRLFCS